The following are encoded in a window of Streptomyces sp. 11x1 genomic DNA:
- a CDS encoding amino acid ABC transporter permease, which yields MSSVLYDAPGPRAKRRNVILTVVFVVLLALLAWWLWGALDSRNQLEWKLWKPFFTSEAWTTYLLPGLVNTLKAMALSIVIALPLGALFGIARLSDHLWVRIPAGAVVEFFRAIPVLLLMLFANEVIARSMNVTTEQRQLWAVVTGLVLYNASVLAEVVRAGILALPKGQTEAAQAIGLRKGQTMSSILLPQAVTVMLPAIVSQLVVIVKDTALGGVMIGFTELLSGRATLAAVYANVVPSFVVVAIIYIVLNFIITSFASWLEQRLRRGKKSTGAVIPAAAVGGTTATGGEGGGLPGLGTYVEKKDT from the coding sequence ATGAGTTCCGTTCTCTACGACGCCCCCGGCCCCCGGGCCAAACGGCGCAACGTGATCCTCACGGTGGTCTTCGTCGTCCTGCTGGCCCTCCTCGCGTGGTGGCTCTGGGGAGCGCTAGACAGCAGGAACCAGCTGGAGTGGAAGCTCTGGAAGCCGTTCTTCACCTCCGAGGCCTGGACGACGTATCTGCTGCCCGGTCTCGTCAACACGCTCAAGGCCATGGCGCTCTCCATCGTGATCGCCCTGCCACTGGGTGCGCTCTTCGGCATCGCGCGCCTCTCCGACCACCTGTGGGTCCGCATCCCGGCCGGTGCGGTGGTCGAGTTCTTCCGGGCCATCCCGGTCCTGCTGCTGATGCTGTTCGCCAACGAGGTCATCGCCCGCTCGATGAACGTCACCACCGAGCAACGGCAGCTCTGGGCGGTCGTCACCGGTCTGGTGCTGTACAACGCCTCGGTCCTCGCCGAGGTCGTGCGCGCCGGTATCCTCGCCCTCCCCAAGGGCCAGACGGAGGCCGCCCAGGCGATCGGCCTGCGCAAGGGCCAGACGATGTCCTCCATCCTGCTGCCGCAGGCCGTCACGGTGATGCTGCCGGCCATCGTCAGCCAGCTCGTGGTCATCGTGAAGGACACCGCGCTCGGCGGCGTGATGATCGGGTTCACCGAACTGCTCAGCGGACGCGCGACGCTGGCGGCGGTGTACGCCAACGTCGTACCCAGCTTCGTCGTCGTCGCGATCATCTACATCGTCCTGAACTTCATCATCACCAGCTTCGCGAGCTGGCTGGAGCAGCGGCTGCGGCGGGGCAAGAAGTCGACCGGAGCGGTCATCCCGGCCGCGGCTGTCGGGGGCACGACGGCCACCGGTGGGGAGGGCGGCGGTCTGCCCGGCCTCGGCACCTACGTCGAGAAGAAGGACACCTGA
- a CDS encoding cysteine dioxygenase produces MSVSPVVPPTSTSAVSAPTQAELLGFARRTAADAELIASLPLDPEGRTWVRLEGPGGSEAWLIGWPPGTGTGWHDHADSVGAFVAAAGELKEYSLAVRLPSDGWKTLELTEGVDRERQLSAGKGRSFGRHHVHEVLNESREEHAISVHAYYPPLPRIRRFSRTGQVLRLEHVERPSDWQ; encoded by the coding sequence GTGTCTGTGTCCCCCGTTGTTCCCCCCACTTCCACTTCCGCCGTCTCCGCCCCCACGCAGGCGGAACTGCTCGGCTTCGCGCGCCGGACCGCCGCCGACGCCGAGCTGATCGCGTCCCTTCCGCTCGACCCCGAGGGCCGTACCTGGGTACGGCTCGAAGGCCCCGGCGGCAGCGAGGCCTGGCTCATCGGCTGGCCGCCCGGCACGGGAACCGGCTGGCACGACCACGCCGACTCGGTGGGCGCCTTCGTCGCCGCGGCGGGCGAACTCAAGGAGTACTCGCTCGCCGTCCGGCTGCCCAGCGACGGCTGGAAGACCCTCGAGCTCACCGAAGGCGTCGACCGCGAGCGGCAGTTGTCCGCCGGCAAGGGGCGCTCCTTCGGACGTCACCACGTCCACGAGGTGCTCAACGAGTCCCGCGAGGAGCACGCGATCTCCGTCCACGCCTACTACCCGCCCCTCCCCCGCATCCGCCGCTTCAGCCGCACGGGCCAGGTGCTGCGCCTGGAACACGTCGAGCGCCCGTCCGACTGGCAGTGA
- a CDS encoding response regulator transcription factor: protein MRLLLVEDDNHVAAALSAVLARHGFDVTHARSGEEALQALVPEGNGFGVVLLDLGLPDQDGYEVCGKIRKRTSTPVIMVTARSDVRSRIHGLNLGADDYVVKPYDTGELLARIHAVARRRAPDEAASSGDSGLRLGSVLIELPTRQVSVDGSVVQLTRKEFDLLALLAQRPGVVFRREQIISEVWRTSWEGTGRTLEVHVASLRSKLRMPALIETVRGVGYRLVAPTP from the coding sequence ATGAGGCTGCTCCTCGTCGAGGACGACAACCACGTCGCCGCCGCCCTGTCCGCGGTCCTGGCCCGGCACGGCTTCGACGTCACGCACGCCCGCAGCGGCGAGGAGGCGCTCCAGGCGCTCGTCCCCGAGGGCAACGGCTTCGGGGTCGTCCTGCTCGACCTCGGCCTGCCCGACCAGGACGGCTACGAGGTCTGCGGCAAGATCCGCAAGCGCACCAGCACGCCGGTGATCATGGTGACGGCCCGCTCCGACGTACGGTCCCGGATCCACGGCCTCAACCTCGGCGCCGACGACTACGTGGTCAAGCCGTACGACACCGGCGAACTGCTCGCCCGGATCCACGCCGTCGCCCGCCGCCGGGCCCCCGACGAGGCCGCGTCGTCCGGCGACAGCGGGCTGCGGCTCGGGTCCGTGCTCATCGAGCTGCCCACCCGGCAGGTCAGCGTGGACGGCTCGGTCGTGCAGCTGACCCGCAAGGAGTTCGATCTGCTCGCGCTGCTGGCCCAGCGGCCCGGGGTCGTCTTCCGCCGGGAACAGATCATCAGCGAGGTGTGGCGGACCAGTTGGGAAGGGACCGGCCGCACCCTCGAAGTGCATGTCGCCTCCCTGCGGTCCAAGCTGCGGATGCCTGCCCTCATCGAGACGGTGCGCGGGGTCGGCTACCGGCTGGTCGCCCCGACGCCGTAG
- the recX gene encoding recombination regulator RecX, with protein MTRRTDWGEYAYPSAPETRGRGGTGGGTGGFGADRHGDEEFRPYDDGGDGDVVRREDGPRSEGPAVGSRRRGGGPSRGAGGDARGRRGGRGGRRRGFREQGDGPDDGGPQDEGSSFSSRAEKGESSGDPAERARAICLRLLTGTPRTRKQLADALQKREIPEDVAQEVLSRFEEVGLINDSAFADAWVESRHHGRGLARRALARELRTKGVDSALIDEAVSQLDSEQEETTARELVARKLRSTRGLDRDKRLRRLAGMLARKGYAEGMALRVVRQALEEEGEETEGLEDEGY; from the coding sequence GTGACGCGCAGAACGGACTGGGGCGAGTACGCGTATCCCAGTGCTCCCGAGACCCGGGGGCGCGGGGGTACCGGCGGGGGTACCGGGGGATTCGGCGCGGACCGGCACGGGGACGAGGAGTTCCGACCGTACGACGACGGCGGTGACGGCGACGTCGTACGGCGGGAGGACGGCCCGCGCTCCGAGGGTCCGGCCGTCGGCAGCCGTCGGCGCGGAGGCGGCCCCTCGCGCGGTGCGGGCGGCGACGCGCGTGGCAGACGCGGCGGTCGGGGCGGTCGGCGGCGTGGCTTCAGGGAACAGGGGGACGGCCCGGACGACGGGGGGCCGCAGGACGAGGGCTCGTCTTTCTCGTCGAGGGCCGAGAAAGGCGAGTCCTCAGGGGACCCGGCTGAGCGGGCGCGCGCGATCTGTCTGCGCCTGCTCACCGGGACCCCACGCACTCGGAAACAACTGGCGGACGCCCTGCAGAAACGGGAGATCCCGGAGGACGTGGCGCAGGAGGTGCTGTCGAGGTTCGAGGAGGTCGGACTGATCAACGACAGCGCGTTCGCCGACGCCTGGGTCGAGTCCCGGCACCACGGTCGAGGCCTGGCACGCAGAGCCCTCGCCAGGGAGCTGCGCACCAAGGGCGTCGACTCGGCGCTGATCGACGAGGCCGTCTCCCAGCTCGACTCGGAGCAGGAGGAGACCACCGCGCGCGAACTGGTCGCCCGCAAACTGCGCTCCACCCGTGGCCTCGACCGCGACAAGCGCCTCCGCCGCCTCGCCGGCATGCTCGCCCGCAAGGGCTACGCCGAGGGCATGGCCCTGCGCGTGGTCCGGCAGGCGCTGGAGGAGGAGGGGGAGGAGACGGAGGGGCTGGAGGACGAGGGGTACTGA
- a CDS encoding amino acid ABC transporter ATP-binding protein, which produces MTEVSVVKDAVPAADDLVVLKSVNKHFGALHVLQDIDLTITRGEVVVVIGPSGSGKSTLCRTINRLESIDSGDITIDGKPLPAEGKALARLRADVGMVFQSFNLFAHKTVLENVMLGQLKVRKADRKQAEEKARNLLDRVGVGTQADKYPAQLSGGQQQRVAIARALAMDPKVMLFDEPTSALDPEMINEVLEVMQQLARDGMTMVVVTHEMGFARSAANRVVFMADGRIVEEAVPDQFFSNPRSDRAKDFLSKILHH; this is translated from the coding sequence ATGACCGAAGTTTCGGTGGTCAAGGACGCGGTGCCCGCGGCCGACGACCTGGTCGTCCTGAAGAGCGTCAACAAGCACTTCGGCGCGTTGCACGTACTCCAGGACATCGATCTGACGATCACCAGGGGCGAGGTCGTCGTGGTGATCGGACCCTCCGGGTCCGGCAAGTCCACCCTGTGCCGCACCATCAACCGGCTGGAGTCGATCGACTCCGGCGACATCACGATCGACGGCAAGCCGCTGCCCGCGGAGGGCAAGGCGCTCGCCCGCCTTCGGGCGGACGTCGGCATGGTGTTCCAGTCGTTCAATCTCTTCGCGCACAAGACCGTGCTCGAGAACGTGATGCTGGGACAGCTCAAGGTCCGCAAGGCCGACAGGAAGCAGGCCGAGGAGAAGGCGCGGAACCTGCTCGACCGGGTCGGCGTGGGAACCCAGGCCGACAAGTACCCCGCGCAGCTCTCGGGTGGTCAGCAGCAGCGCGTCGCGATCGCACGGGCGCTTGCCATGGACCCCAAGGTCATGCTCTTCGACGAGCCGACCTCGGCGCTCGACCCCGAGATGATCAACGAGGTCCTGGAGGTCATGCAGCAGCTGGCCCGGGACGGCATGACGATGGTCGTGGTCACCCACGAGATGGGCTTCGCCCGTTCAGCCGCCAACCGGGTGGTGTTCATGGCGGACGGCCGCATCGTCGAAGAGGCCGTGCCGGACCAGTTCTTCAGCAACCCCCGCAGCGACCGGGCCAAGGACTTCCTGTCGAAGATCCTGCACCACTGA
- a CDS encoding FAD-dependent monooxygenase: MDPVIVVGAGPVGLTLALALARQGVPSVVLDEGPGKDEQRPARTVVLNEDTAALLERLSGAPLSRLGFRWAGWRSMRRKQVMRQVRFGEPDVEETGIPPREVAKAGRGGHDAVVEGSADLPPLHIAQHVLTAALREAIAGERLVKVVVESRLDALEQEKSGVTAHTRGPKSTWWRGSYLVGCDGPRSTVRKLQDIRFPGRTAVERHAVAALRAELPWPGEALLHRMPPWRTAGPSGGEITARPLAEGLWRLDWLLPPGKELVTPELLVARVRETLAGWTGGSTPPYDLLDTGVHTVHHRLARRWRVGRVFLAGDAAHLLGALGTQGLDEGLRDADNLAWKLALAWHHGPHESLLDSYQTERRAVVAARLRAADQVLPLLRGGKGLRSYVPGSARGHDALLADGHLGRGALGAPGAYSDSPLMPPPADGETPVDTLPGTQVVDVEVTAEDGTFVPLRDRLGRGALLVVLIAPGTGVWERKHWMSAGIMPRLAAAVSALPRPAELLVAEAYPGAAAHTVLLVRPDGYLVTALSGVRPADLYAAAEATLGGARQQPQTSDAATSAR; encoded by the coding sequence GTGGATCCGGTGATCGTCGTCGGCGCGGGGCCCGTGGGGCTCACGCTCGCCCTCGCGCTGGCGCGCCAGGGCGTGCCGTCCGTGGTCCTCGACGAGGGACCGGGAAAGGACGAGCAGCGGCCGGCACGGACGGTGGTCCTGAACGAGGACACGGCCGCACTGCTGGAACGGTTGTCCGGCGCCCCCCTCTCCCGACTCGGCTTCCGCTGGGCCGGATGGCGGTCGATGCGGCGCAAGCAGGTGATGCGTCAGGTCCGATTCGGTGAGCCCGACGTCGAGGAGACGGGCATCCCGCCCCGTGAGGTCGCGAAGGCTGGGCGCGGCGGCCACGACGCCGTCGTTGAGGGTTCCGCCGACCTCCCCCCGCTCCACATCGCCCAGCACGTCCTGACCGCGGCCCTGCGCGAGGCCATCGCCGGTGAGCGGCTCGTCAAGGTCGTCGTGGAGAGCCGCCTCGACGCGCTCGAACAGGAGAAGTCCGGCGTCACGGCCCACACCCGTGGCCCCAAGAGCACCTGGTGGCGCGGCAGTTACCTGGTGGGGTGCGACGGCCCCCGCTCGACGGTCCGCAAGCTCCAGGACATCCGTTTTCCCGGCCGTACGGCGGTGGAACGGCACGCGGTGGCGGCACTGCGCGCGGAACTCCCCTGGCCGGGCGAAGCGTTGCTGCACCGCATGCCGCCCTGGCGCACGGCGGGCCCGTCCGGCGGGGAGATCACCGCGCGGCCCCTCGCCGAAGGTCTCTGGCGCCTCGACTGGCTCCTGCCACCGGGCAAGGAGCTCGTGACGCCCGAACTGCTCGTGGCCCGCGTCCGCGAGACCCTCGCCGGCTGGACGGGCGGCTCGACACCGCCGTACGACCTGCTCGACACCGGTGTCCACACCGTGCACCACCGGCTCGCCCGGCGCTGGCGGGTGGGCCGGGTCTTCCTCGCCGGCGACGCCGCGCACCTGCTCGGGGCCCTCGGCACCCAGGGTCTCGACGAGGGACTGCGGGACGCCGACAACCTCGCCTGGAAACTGGCCCTCGCCTGGCACCACGGCCCGCACGAGTCCCTGCTCGACAGCTACCAGACGGAGCGGCGCGCGGTCGTCGCCGCCCGGCTGCGCGCCGCCGACCAGGTGCTGCCGCTGCTGCGCGGCGGCAAGGGGCTGCGGTCGTACGTCCCCGGCTCGGCCCGGGGCCACGACGCACTGCTGGCCGACGGCCACCTGGGGCGCGGGGCACTGGGTGCGCCGGGGGCGTACTCCGATTCACCGCTCATGCCTCCGCCCGCCGACGGGGAGACACCGGTCGACACGCTGCCGGGCACCCAGGTCGTGGATGTGGAGGTGACGGCGGAGGACGGCACCTTCGTCCCGCTGCGGGACCGGCTCGGACGCGGGGCGCTGCTGGTCGTACTGATCGCGCCCGGCACCGGGGTGTGGGAGCGCAAGCACTGGATGAGCGCCGGGATCATGCCCCGGCTCGCCGCCGCCGTCTCCGCCCTGCCGCGGCCCGCCGAGTTGCTGGTCGCCGAGGCCTACCCGGGCGCGGCCGCCCACACCGTCCTCCTCGTCCGCCCCGACGGCTACCTCGTCACCGCCCTGAGCGGCGTGCGCCCGGCCGACCTGTACGCGGCCGCGGAGGCGACGCTGGGCGGGGCGAGGCAACAGCCTCAGACCAGCGACGCGGCGACGAGCGCACGTTGA
- the recA gene encoding recombinase RecA — MAGTDREKALDAALAQIERQFGKGAVMRMGDRSKEPIEVIPTGSTALDVALGVGGLPRGRVVEVYGPESSGKTTLTLHAVANAQKAGGQVAFVDAEHALDPEYAKKLGVDIDNLILSQPDNGEQALEIVDMLVRSGALDLIVIDSVAALVPRAEIEGEMGDSHVGLQARLMSQALRKITSALNQSKTTAIFINQLREKIGVMFGSPETTTGGRALKFYASVRLDIRRIETLKDGTDAVGNRTRVKVVKNKVAPPFKQAEFDILYGQGISREGGLIDMGVEHGFVRKAGAWYTYEGDQLGQGKENARNFLKDNPDLANEIEKKIKEKLGVGVRPEEPTGEPGTDAAGAAPATADDAAKAVSAPAAKATKTKATAAKS; from the coding sequence ATGGCAGGAACCGACCGCGAGAAGGCGCTCGACGCCGCGCTCGCACAGATTGAACGACAATTCGGCAAGGGCGCGGTCATGCGCATGGGCGACCGGTCCAAGGAGCCCATCGAGGTCATCCCGACCGGTTCGACCGCACTCGACGTGGCCCTCGGCGTCGGCGGCCTGCCGCGTGGCCGAGTGGTGGAGGTGTACGGACCGGAGTCCTCCGGTAAGACGACCCTGACGCTGCACGCGGTGGCGAACGCCCAGAAGGCCGGCGGCCAGGTCGCCTTCGTGGACGCCGAGCACGCCCTCGACCCCGAGTACGCGAAGAAGCTCGGCGTCGACATCGACAACCTCATCCTGTCCCAGCCGGACAACGGCGAGCAGGCCCTGGAGATCGTGGACATGCTGGTCCGCTCCGGTGCCCTGGACCTCATCGTCATCGACTCCGTCGCAGCCCTCGTCCCGCGCGCGGAGATCGAGGGCGAGATGGGCGACAGCCACGTCGGTCTGCAGGCCCGGCTGATGAGCCAGGCCCTGCGGAAGATCACCAGCGCGCTCAACCAGTCCAAGACCACCGCCATCTTCATCAACCAGCTCCGCGAGAAGATCGGCGTGATGTTCGGCTCCCCGGAGACCACTACCGGTGGCCGGGCGCTGAAGTTCTATGCCTCGGTACGACTCGACATCCGCCGCATCGAGACCCTCAAGGACGGCACGGACGCGGTCGGCAACCGCACCCGCGTCAAGGTCGTCAAGAACAAGGTCGCGCCGCCCTTCAAGCAGGCCGAGTTCGACATCCTCTACGGCCAGGGCATCAGCCGTGAGGGCGGCCTGATCGACATGGGCGTGGAGCACGGCTTCGTCCGCAAGGCCGGCGCCTGGTACACGTACGAGGGCGACCAGCTCGGCCAGGGCAAGGAGAACGCCCGCAACTTCCTGAAGGACAACCCCGATCTCGCCAACGAGATCGAGAAGAAGATCAAGGAGAAGCTGGGCGTCGGCGTCCGGCCCGAGGAGCCCACCGGCGAACCGGGCACGGACGCGGCGGGCGCGGCCCCGGCCACCGCTGACGACGCCGCGAAGGCGGTGTCCGCTCCGGCTGCCAAGGCCACCAAGACCAAGGCCACGGCGGCGAAGAGCTAG
- a CDS encoding putative leader peptide yields MTDTSTRLWRRVHMDLVRYAGCVCRPSC; encoded by the coding sequence GTGACCGACACCTCTACGCGCCTGTGGCGGAGGGTCCATATGGACCTCGTCCGCTATGCGGGCTGCGTGTGTCGTCCGTCCTGCTGA
- a CDS encoding glutamate ABC transporter substrate-binding protein, whose protein sequence is MKFRKASAAAATALVLALTATACGGDDSNGSDNGSDSGSSGGGKIKIGIKYDQPGLGLKNPDGSFSGFDVDVATYVAKELGYDAKQIEFVETKSADRENALARGDVKFIAATYSINDERKKLVDFAGPYLLAHQDLLVKADSDISKGTDLNGKTLCSVTGSTSAENVKKDIAPKAQLKEYGGYSECIAGLQSGAVDAVTTDDSILAGFAAQENYKGQFKLAGLKLSNENYGIGVKKGDTATVDKINAALEKMVSDGAWETAVKENFGPAEYKNEPAPKIGVIA, encoded by the coding sequence ATGAAGTTCCGCAAGGCCTCCGCCGCTGCAGCCACCGCCCTCGTCCTCGCCCTGACGGCCACGGCCTGCGGCGGCGACGACAGCAACGGCAGCGACAACGGCTCCGACTCCGGTTCCAGCGGCGGCGGCAAGATCAAGATCGGCATCAAGTACGACCAGCCGGGCCTCGGTCTGAAGAACCCCGACGGTTCCTTCTCCGGCTTCGACGTCGACGTGGCGACGTACGTGGCCAAGGAGCTCGGCTACGACGCCAAGCAGATCGAGTTCGTCGAGACCAAGAGCGCCGACCGTGAGAACGCGCTGGCCCGCGGCGACGTGAAGTTCATCGCGGCCACGTACTCGATCAACGACGAGCGCAAGAAGCTCGTCGACTTCGCCGGCCCGTACCTGCTGGCCCACCAGGACCTGCTGGTCAAGGCCGACTCGGACATCAGCAAGGGTACGGACCTCAACGGCAAGACCCTCTGCTCGGTGACTGGTTCCACCTCGGCGGAGAACGTCAAGAAGGACATCGCTCCGAAGGCCCAGCTGAAGGAGTACGGCGGCTACTCGGAGTGCATCGCCGGCCTGCAGAGCGGCGCCGTGGACGCGGTCACCACCGACGACTCGATCCTCGCGGGCTTCGCCGCGCAGGAGAACTACAAGGGCCAGTTCAAGCTCGCGGGCCTGAAGCTCAGCAATGAGAACTACGGCATCGGCGTCAAGAAGGGCGACACGGCGACCGTGGACAAGATCAACGCCGCCCTCGAGAAGATGGTCAGCGACGGCGCCTGGGAGACCGCGGTCAAGGAGAACTTCGGCCCGGCCGAGTACAAGAACGAGCCCGCCCCGAAGATCGGCGTCATCGCCTAG
- a CDS encoding amino acid ABC transporter permease, whose translation MFDFLSTYNDPTFLGAFWMTVKLTVFSAIGSLIWGTLLAAMRVSPVPLMRGFGTVYVNVVRNIPLTVIIVFTSLGLADIFRVTMGAGNDVKLTAFRLAVLGFVAYTAAFVCEALRSGINTVPVGQAEAARAIGLSFTQVLGLIVLPQAFRAVIGPLANVLIALTKNTTVAAAIGVWEAAYLMKGMIEKEAQTLLIGAIFAFGFVVLTLPTGLILGWLSKRLAVKR comes from the coding sequence GTGTTCGACTTCCTTTCGACTTACAACGACCCAACCTTCTTGGGTGCGTTCTGGATGACGGTCAAGCTCACCGTCTTCTCAGCCATCGGCTCCCTGATCTGGGGAACCCTGCTGGCCGCCATGCGCGTCAGCCCCGTGCCCCTCATGCGCGGCTTCGGCACCGTCTATGTGAACGTCGTGCGGAACATCCCGCTGACCGTCATCATCGTCTTCACCTCGCTCGGCCTCGCCGACATCTTCCGGGTGACGATGGGCGCGGGCAACGACGTCAAACTCACGGCGTTCCGACTCGCCGTTCTCGGTTTCGTGGCCTACACCGCGGCATTCGTCTGCGAGGCGCTGCGCTCCGGCATCAACACCGTGCCCGTCGGTCAGGCCGAGGCGGCACGCGCCATCGGACTGAGCTTCACCCAGGTCCTCGGCCTCATCGTGCTGCCGCAGGCGTTCCGGGCCGTCATCGGACCGCTGGCCAACGTGCTGATCGCGCTGACCAAGAACACGACCGTGGCCGCGGCGATCGGTGTGTGGGAAGCCGCCTACCTCATGAAGGGCATGATCGAGAAGGAGGCGCAGACCCTGCTCATCGGCGCGATCTTCGCCTTCGGATTCGTGGTTCTGACCCTTCCCACCGGCCTGATCCTGGGCTGGCTGAGCAAGCGACTGGCGGTGAAGCGATGA
- a CDS encoding HAMP domain-containing sensor histidine kinase — translation MRTRLLPLLIVLMAAVLLALGIPLAVSLAAARQQEVVVDRIDDTARFAALAQFVTERPSGSRVDTTDGRGETLQRELEQYYRVYGIKAGVFYREKSQPAMANAPVEWGRPTDGEGLAAFEEALLGRRPHDPQQVWPWQEGRLVVASPVIHDGDVVAAVVTDSPTDQMRSKILRGWLIIGAGEIAAMLLAVGAALRLTGWVLKPVRVLDVTTHAIASGRLKSRVAVASGPPELRRLARSFNEMADNVEDVLEQQRAFVADASHQLRNPLAALLLRIDLLALELPEGNEEVASVRTEGKRLASVLDDLLDLALAEHADSDLRLIDVGELTAERVASWSPLADDKGVSLIGTCPATTAWADPIALSSALDAVIDNALKFTPAGERVEVRVASNGETSTVVVTDGGPGLSDEELERVGDRFWRSTAHQNIKGSGLGLSISRALIAAGGGSIAYAHHEPHGLRVTVTVPRSRPPA, via the coding sequence GTGCGCACTCGTCTTCTTCCGCTGCTCATCGTCCTGATGGCCGCCGTGCTGCTGGCCCTCGGCATTCCGCTGGCGGTGAGCCTCGCGGCGGCGCGGCAGCAGGAGGTGGTCGTCGACCGCATCGACGACACGGCGCGGTTCGCGGCCCTCGCCCAGTTCGTCACCGAGCGCCCGAGCGGATCCCGGGTGGACACCACGGACGGCCGCGGCGAGACCCTCCAGCGGGAGTTGGAGCAGTACTACCGCGTGTACGGCATCAAGGCCGGCGTCTTCTACCGGGAGAAGAGCCAGCCGGCCATGGCCAACGCCCCCGTGGAGTGGGGCCGGCCCACCGACGGGGAGGGGCTTGCCGCCTTCGAGGAGGCGCTGCTGGGGCGCCGCCCGCACGACCCGCAACAGGTGTGGCCCTGGCAGGAGGGTCGGCTCGTCGTCGCGTCCCCTGTCATCCACGACGGTGACGTCGTCGCGGCCGTCGTCACCGACTCGCCCACCGATCAGATGCGCTCCAAGATCCTGCGCGGCTGGCTGATCATCGGCGCGGGCGAGATCGCCGCGATGCTCCTCGCCGTCGGTGCCGCGCTGCGGCTGACGGGCTGGGTGCTCAAGCCCGTACGCGTCCTCGACGTCACCACCCACGCCATAGCCTCCGGGCGTCTCAAGTCACGGGTCGCGGTGGCCAGCGGTCCGCCCGAACTCCGGCGCCTGGCACGGTCGTTCAACGAGATGGCCGACAACGTCGAGGACGTGTTGGAGCAACAACGCGCCTTCGTCGCCGACGCCTCGCACCAACTCCGCAACCCGCTGGCCGCGTTGCTGCTCCGCATCGACCTGCTCGCGCTCGAACTGCCCGAGGGCAACGAGGAGGTCGCCTCCGTCCGCACCGAGGGCAAACGGCTCGCCTCGGTCCTCGACGATCTGCTCGACCTGGCGCTCGCCGAGCACGCGGATTCCGATCTGCGGCTCATCGACGTGGGTGAGCTGACCGCCGAGCGTGTCGCATCCTGGTCGCCGCTGGCCGACGACAAGGGGGTGTCGTTGATCGGCACCTGCCCGGCCACCACTGCCTGGGCCGATCCCATCGCCCTGTCCAGCGCCCTGGACGCGGTGATCGACAACGCGCTGAAGTTCACGCCCGCCGGGGAGCGGGTCGAGGTCCGGGTCGCCTCCAACGGCGAGACGTCCACGGTCGTGGTCACCGACGGCGGGCCCGGCCTCAGCGACGAGGAACTGGAACGCGTCGGCGACCGTTTCTGGCGCAGCACCGCGCACCAGAACATCAAGGGATCGGGCCTCGGGCTCTCCATCTCCCGGGCGCTGATCGCGGCGGGCGGTGGCTCCATCGCCTACGCCCACCACGAGCCGCACGGGCTGCGGG